Genomic window (uncultured Desulfovibrio sp.):
GCATTTCTGCATGTTTTTTGGCGGGTTGTAGGGATCAACAGGCAAGGCAGACCACGACGTCACGGCAGGGGCTTTGAGCCGCCACGCTGCACAGGTAGCCGTCTGTTGTTCTGATGTCGCGGCTTGTCCACTGCCCGCCCTCATCAAGCATTGTAGCTGTGCCTTGGGCAGGGTTTGCAGTGAAGGATGCTATCCAGCCGCTCTCTTGCGGCCCGGTGTTTACGCTAAAGCTTTGCAAGGGCATGCTCAGGCCCATGCCCACGGCCTTGATTACGGCCTCTTTGCGCGTCCAGCAGCGGTAAAAGGCCGTTTGCAGCTCCGCCGGGGGCAGGGACAGCAGGTCTTTTTGCTCCTGCGGGTGCAGCTGGCTGGTCAGTTCCGCCGCATCGGGCAGGGGGCGTATTCTTTCCACATCAATGCCCACGCCTGCGCATCGGCAAAGGGCCACCCATATCATGCTGCCCGAATGGCTGATGGAAAAATCAGCGGACACTCCGGGGCAAAAGGGCTTGCCGTATGGGGAGCGGGCAAACTCTGCGGCACTGTCCTGCCCAAAGGCGGCGCGCAGCAGACGCCGCGCCAGCGCCCTGCCAGCCAGATGCCGCGCCGCATCTTCGATGTGCACATAGCGCCCGGCCTCCTGCTGTTCCTGCGGGGTGGTGTGGGCTTCGCAATGGCTGGGCCATTCAGCAATATTTTCAAGCTCCAGACCAACGCACAAAATGGACTTTTCTGGGGCGGAAGGCGCGCGCCAGTTGTAAAAATGTTGCGCCAGCACCGCCTAATCCGCAGGCTGGAGGGTGTGCGTCATGTGGTCTGCCAGTTCCTGCCAGTGATCCTGAACGTAAAAATGGCCGCCGCTGAAGGTGCGTACCGTGCATTGCGCATCTGTCAGGGTTTGCCAGTGCAGGGCGTCAGCCTCGGTAACGAGATCATGGCTGCCAATGGTTGTGTGGATGGGCAAGGGTAATGGGCTGTAGGGGGCGGGCTGCCATCCTTCTATGGCCATAAAATCAGCGCGGAGCATTGGTTCAAGGTAGTTTCTGAAATCCTGCGACTGCGCAATCTCGGGCGGAATGCCGCCCATGCGGGCCACGTAGTCCCACAGCGCGCCTTTGGGAAGCTGATCGACAGGGCATGAAATCCCGGTGCGCATCCGGCCTGGCGTGGTGGCGGACGAAATGAACAGGGCCGAGGGCAAGGGCAGCGCCGCATCGCAGGCAAAGCGCGCGCAAAGAAAGGCCAGCAGCCCGCCCATGCTGTGGCCAAACAGGGCATAGGGGCCAGTGTGGGCGGCAGAGCGGATCTGCTCCAGCAGGTCGCGCCCCATGCTTTCCATGCTGGTAAGCAGCCGTTCCCGGCAGCGGCGGCCTTTGCCTGGCAGTTCGAGAGGTCTTATGGTGATCCATGCCGGAAAAAATTCGTTGAACCTTGCATAAAAGGCGGTATTGCCTCCGGCGTGGGGAATGCAGAAAAGTGTTGTAGCCGTGTGTTGCATGTGTTGCGCCTACAGTTCAACCCATCCGGCATCGTCATCAAGTTTTTGGATGATGATGCGCGAGGCCTGTTCTTCGTGCCCGATGCGGGCATGCATCTGCTTGAGAACAATGTTGCCCTCGCTGATGCCGCAGATTTCCAATTTACCGATGTCATGACCGATTATGTACTTGAAGCGCTTGCCATAGCCGCTGAGTTGCGCCTTGGCCTTGTCCACAATGGCAATGCCCTGCTTGAGCGGCAGTTGAAAATGGTGCCGCACTCGTGAGACCGGCATGCACTGGTACAGATAATACGGGTTCACCCCAATGGAAAGCAGGCGGTTCATCAGTTCGACAATGTCTTCTGCTCTGTCGTTGACGCCGCGCAGCAGCACCGCCTGATTGTTGATGGTGGCCCCGCACAGGCGCAGCCTCTTGATGGCCTCGGCCGAGGTGAGCGTGATCTCGCGCGCATGATTGTAGTGCGTGGCAATGTACAGAGCCTTGCGCTCGGCAAAGGCGCGCAGGGCATCTATGAGGGCGTCGTCAAAGATGCGCAGAGGGTAGGTGACGGGAATGCGCGTACCGATGCGCACAAAATCCACATGGTCGATCTCGGCCAGCCCCTCCAGCATTTTTTGCAGCACCGGGGTTGCTAGGGTCAGGGGGTCGCCACCGGAAAGAATGACGTTGTTGATCTTTGGATGGTCGGCAATGTATTGCAGCGCCCCGGCAAAGTTGCGCAAGGTCTGCTGGCTGGAGTGCCCTACAATGCGGCGGCGAAAGCAGTGGCGGCAATGCATGGCGCAGCATTCTGTCGTGACCAGCAGTGCAGTGCAGTCGTATTTATGCAGTACGCCATTACCCTTGTCATGCTTGTCGTCGCCGTAGGGGTCGGCAGTTGTCGCGCCCATGGATCCGGCAACCACCAGTTCTTCCGCATCAGGGAAGCACATACGGCGTATGGGATCGCTGGGATCGTTTTTATCTATAAGGCTCAGATAATAGCGGGGAATGTTGACCGGGTGCACCTCGGCGACTTCACGAAGCGTTGCTTCCTCTTGTGGACTGAAGGTGGCGTATTGCTTCAACTGGTCGATGGTGACGACATTGTTGGCAAGTTCCTTTTTCCAATCAAGGCATTCCCAGCAAGGTTCAGCGTCCATTATCCCGGCCTCTGTTTGCGGATGGATTTTCTGTTGTTCAGGTGTTTTGTATGTGCCTGAACACCCGGATATAGAGTTGTTGTTGAGGAAATGCATTCAATATCCGGATTGCGTTCTACTCATGAATTTACGGCAAAAACTGTCCAAAGTATATGTAAAACTTGCTAATATGCAGGCTGTGAGCTATTTTGCCCACCATGTTGCACTAAGCGCATTAAAGCCGCAGTGGGGGACGGAATGGCAAAGATTGTGCCTTTAACCGGGTGTCAAAAAGAACTGTGGCTCTCTGCAAAAGCGGCGCTGTCCGACTATGCCGAAACCTCTATTCGGGGCTGTTATCACATTGACGCCCTGCTCGATCCCGATCTGTTGCGTCAGGCCATCAAGCGCACGCTGCATTTCACGCCTCTGCCCGCCGCCTCCCTGTGCCAGGATGAAGCCGAACCGTATTTTCTTGTGGGCGAACCACAGGAGCCTGATTTCAGGGTTCTGGACGCCGCTGCGCAGCCGGACCCCGCCGCTGCTGCCGACTGCATGATCGACGAGTTTTTTGAAGAACCGGTCGAAAATCCCCTTATGCGCTACGCCCTTGTCATCACTGGCGAGGCAAGCTGCATCGTTGCCATGAAGTGCTCGCACGTGGTGCTGGACGGGCTGGCATTCTTTTTTCACATAGCTGTTATTGCGGACGTTTACACAGCCCTCGCGCGCGGAGAAACGCCAGACCTTGGCGAGCCGTGCTCCTGCGAAGAAGCCTACCTTGAAGATCAGGCGCACTGCGCCTCGCCGCGTTTTCAGAAAGACATGGCCTTTTGGCAAGAACACCTCTCCCGCCTGCCAGAAAAACGCCTGCTGCGCGCCCTGCCGGGGCGCCCCGATGTGCTTGGCGAGAGCCGTCACCAGAAGTTTGTGCTGTCAGAAAAAGCCTCGCGCGAAACGTCCGCGCTCATTGCCGCCCACAAGGTCAGCCCCGCGGTGTTTTTTACGGGCATCTATGCACTTATTGTGTCGTTCATGAGCGGAGAAAAGGACATCGTGGCTCTTGCCCCCGTGGCCTATGGGGAGCGCAAGGTGCTATACCGGCGGCAGGGGGCCATGATGTCGCTGCCGCCCCTGCTGGTGAACGTGGCCGCGCACGATACCTTTGCCGGGCTGCTGGAGGCCGTCAGCGCGCAGAACGGCTCGTTTTACCGTCATGTGCGCACGCCTTACCAACTGGCTGCCCGCCAGCTTGAAGGCAAAAATTTTGCCTTTCTGGCAGATACCTTTGTCAATTTTCTGCCCAATACGCCTCCCGGCACACCGGAATTCCCCATTGTCGAGGCGGAGCAGAGGCACAGCGCCAAGGAGCCGATTCTTTTCGGCACACTGGTCATGCAGGAGCTGCGCTCGGGCTGTTTTTCGCTCACGGTGCGCAACAGCCGCAACCACCTGAGTGACAGGGATGTGGAGCGTTTTGTCGCCCGCGTTGAGAGCGTAGTGGCCCAGCTTGCCGCTGGCATTGAGCCGCCGCAGCTTGACTACCTGCTGGATGAAGAAAAACGGGAACTCGCGCAATGGCGCAGCGGCCCTGCCAGAATGTACGATATCCGTTCCTTGCCCGAACTTTTTGACGCGGCGGCGGATGCCTTTGCCGGACGCGTTGCCGTCAAGGACGAATGGGGCAATGCCCTTTCGTACGCGCAGGTGCGCGAAAATTCCCTGAGGTGCGCCTCGTGGCTGGCCGGGCAGGGCGTTGCGCGGGGCGGCATTGTGGCGGTGGCTGCCCAGCGCACAGCCAATCTTCCAGAAGTTGTTCTGGGAATCCAGAGGCTTGGAGCAGTCTATCTGCCCATAGACCCCAAGGCCGCACCCGACCGCATGGCCTATATTGTGGAAGACGCCGGGGCAGACATCACGCTTGATCTGGCCGACCTTGCCTACCGCCAATCCCCCATAACGCCCTTGCCGCAAGCACCTCTGGCCGGGGATGGAGCCTACCTGATCTACACCTCTGGCTCCACGGGCAAGCCCAAGGGCGTACTGGCCCCGCACGGCGGCTTTGCCAACATGATTCAGGGGCAGATCGAGCTTTTTGGTGTGCAGGCTGATGACCATGTGTTGCAGTTTGCGCCGCCCATTTTTGACGCCTCGCTGTCGGAAATGTTCATGGCTCTGCTGGCTGGGGCCGCCCTGTATCCGGTGAGCGACCAGTGCCGCAACGCGCCCTGGACGCTGCGGCAGTACATGATTGATAACGACATCACCGTTGTCACCCTGCCGCCCTCGTACCTCAACCTTTTTGAGGGAGAGCCGTTCCCCGGTTTGCGTGTGCTCATAACAGCGGGCGAGCCGCCTGTGGTGGGCGATGCCCTGCACTATGCCAAGGACCTGCGTTATTTTAACGCCTACGGCCCTACGGAAACGTGCGTCTGCGCGGCCATGAAGGAAGTTTCGCCCTTTGAGCCGCAACCCATCGGTGTGGGCAGGCCCATCCCCAACGTGACGCTTTCCATCCGCAATGCCGAGTGGCGCGAGCTGCCCGCAGGCATGGCGGGCGAACTGTGGATAGGCGGGGCCAGCCTTGCCATCGGCTACCACAACAAGCCTGAAATGACGGAGCAGCGTTTTATCCACCTTACGCAGGAAGGAAACGCCCGCTTTTACGCGTCCGGCGATCTGGCCTTGTGGTCGGACAAGGGCGAAATCCTGCTGCTGGGCCGGGCTGACGATCAGGTTAAAATACGCGGCAACCGGGTGGAGCTGGCCGAGGTGGCCTGCCTGCTTGAAAGCTGTGAAAGCGTCAGTCAGGCGGCGGTGCTGGCCGTCAAGGATGCGGGCGGTCAGGTCAGCCTTGCGGCATTTTTTGTGCTGCGGCCCGGCGCATCCATAGAAACGGTGGTTTCGTGGAGCAGAACAAGTCTGCCGCTCTACATGGTGCCCTCGGCCTGGCACGTGCTGGAAGCCATGCCCCTTGCCCCTACGGGCAAAATAGACCGCAAGGCCCTGCAACACATTGCACGGCGCGGCGAAGCGCAGGGCGGCAGTGACCGTAAGCCCCATGCTGGGCTTCTGGAGATTTTTGAGCGCGTGCTCGGCCGGGCCTATGATCCTGAAAAAAGCTTTTTTGCCCAGGGCGGCAACAGCCTTAACGCCATGTCGTTGCTGCATGCCATCCGCAAAACTTTTGACGTTGATATTTCCTTTCGCAGTTTTGTCAGCTGCGAAACGCTGTTTGATGTGGAAGCCCTGCTTGGCGGTGTTCGTGCGGAGTCGGCCCTTGCGGGCATTGAAAGCGCGCCGCTCAGCACCGGGCAGTTCCGCATCTGGGCCTACCAGCAGGTGAACGAAGGCTCCATTGACTACAATATGCCCCTGCTGCTTGAACTGCGGGGCGACAAAACTGCGGATTTTCTGGAAGGCCTGCGCAGGGCTGCCAACGCGCAGGAGCTTTTTCACTGCACCGTGACGGGCGATATAGACAATCCCCATTTTGCGAGGGGCAAGGGCGAGGTCTACCTGTGCAGCGTGGCCATTGCCGATGCGCGCGAAGCGGCGGTATTTTTTGACCAGCAGATACACACGCCCTTTGATCTGCGTGTGGAGCCGCCCGTGCGCCTTGTGGCCGCAGTTTTGCCGCAATGCGTTCAGGTGCTGGTGCTGGTGCACCATGTGGCGGGCGATGGCGAAACCCTTGAAATCCTGTTGCAAAATGCCTTGCGTTATTTGCGCGGCGAACCTCCCGTGCGTGGTCTGCTGGCTGTGCAGGAGGCTTTTTGCCGCAGGCAGGCCGCTTATGCGGCATCGCCAGCCTGCGCCGATGATGCTGCCTACTGGCAAGAGGTGCTCACGCCGCCAGTGCCCACGGTGAATCCGGCCGCAGGAGCCGCCAGCCGCAAGGGCGCCATGATCGGCGTTGACCTTGATGCGGAAACCGCGCAGGGGTTTGAAATTCTGGCAAAAAATTCTGGCGCGAGCGTGCTGGCCTGCTTTGTGGCCTTGGCGGGGCGCGCACTCTGCCGCCGCTTTGAAAGAAAGGAACTGTTGCTGGGTGTGCCCATGGGGCTGCGCGAAACGCAGGACGAATTCTGCGCTGCCGGGTTCTACGTCAACACCGTCCCCCTGCGTGTGCGCCTTGACGGCCTTGAAGACAGCGCCGCCGTGGCCGATGCCGCCCGGCAGATGCGGCAGGCCATTGAGCACAGCCGTTACTGCGCTGCGGATATTGTGCCCGAATTTCTGGCAACGCATGCGCATTTTGAACCTGTGGGAGTTCCGGGGCTTGAACTGAACAGGTTGGAGCTGGAATTGCGGGCCAGCAAGCTCACAGCCAGCTTTACCCTCGTAACGGGCACGGCTTCGCGCATTGTGCTGGAGTATGACGCGGGTTGCATCGCCGATGCCGCGGCCCTGCTGGATGATCTGGCGCAGAGCATGCGGCGTGCCTGCGAAGGGCTTGCCCGCCGCAATCCCCGGCAGGTACTGGCCGATGCCTGGCGCGAGATTCTGCACCCCGGCAGTTCCAGCGCTGTGCAGGAAGAAAACGACTTTTTCCGCGATGGCGGCGATTCCATCAAGGCTATCCAGATAACGGGCATTCTGCGCCGCAGCGGCATAACTGCCTTGAGCGCGCCGGATTTTTTGCGTAAGCCCCGCTTTGGCGATCTCTGCACTCTGCTGGAAAGCGCTGTCAGCGACCCATCTGTAACGCAGGCTATGGACTATACGCCTGTCGCCCCTGGCGAGCGGGTTCCCCTGCTGCCTTTTGCCCGCTATTTCCTGAAAGCGCACCCCAGCCACTGGCAGCAGTTCTTCATGCTGCTGCCGCTGGAAATCCGCGCGGATGTGCCAACGGCGACCATTGAAGCCTGGCTGCAAACCCTGCCGGAACATCACGAATCCCTGCGCATGGCTTTTGCGCCGGATCATGCCGTGCTGCTGGCCGAACCGCAAAAAATAACCCTGCACTGCCGTGATTTCGCCGACACTGTGGAGCAGACAAGCCTGCTGCGCGAAGCTGTGGCGGAGATCACGGCGGGCCTTGATGCGGCATGCGGCAAAACTCTGGGTACCATGTTGGCCCGGCAGGGCGAGAGGCGCTTCTTGTTGCTGGTGGGGCATCACCTTGCGCTGGACGCGCTCTCGCTTGAAACCCTGCGCCAGGGCTTGCTCCATTATTGCCGTACGGGGAAAGTCCAGCGCGAAGCGCACGGCCTTGCCCTGCGCGCCCGCGAGGTTGAGCGGCTGCGCGCTGGCGGGGCATTCCCGTCTGCGGAACAGCGCGTTTTGTGGCGGGCTGCCTGCGCAGAACCATGCGAACCCTTGCGTGCCCTTTTGCCGCAGGGCAGGGGCCGGGACAGGGCCGTCAGCCGTGCCCGTCTGTCCGCGCAGCTTGAGGGCTTTCGGCTGGAATACAGCACCGCTGCCAAGGCCGATCTGTTAGCCGCGCTTGCCTGCGCCCTGCACGCCCAAGGGCAGAAGGCGGCGGTACGCGTAACGCTTGAAAGCCACGGGCGCGATGAACTTTTGCCCGGATTTGACGCCAGCCGCAGCCTTGGCTGGTTTACGGCAGTTTGCCCCATGCCTCTTGAGCCTGCCCTGAACTGCGCGCAGGCCCGCGAAGCCCTTGGCCCGTGGCTGGCGCAGCATTTCAGCCCTGAAAACTGCAATGCCTATGGGTACCTGCGGCAGGAAGATCCCGTTGAATTTGGCTACACGGCGCAGATTGCCTTCAACTATCTGGGGCGTGTGACGGGCCTGCCAGACGAAGAGGCCTCCCTGATGATTTCGGCTCTGGCGCCGGGGCTTGTTCCCGAGCTTGTCCATGCCGACATGGAGGCGGATGCCCCGCTGGAACTTTCGGTCTTTTTTGACCAGAAGGGCATCCTGCACCTCGGGGCGTGGTTCAGCCCGCACTGTCTGACGCAGGATTGGGTTTTCGGTTTGCTCCAGAACTGGCTTGCCGCCCTGAAAACCCTGCCCGCCTATCTGCCGCAGCAAACTCTGGACGCCATTTTTGCCGCCTGCGGCTGCCATGCGGACGATGTGGAGCGCATCGCGCAGCCGGATGCCGGGCATGCGCCCTTGCTGTATCAGTCTCTGCTTGCGCAATCAGGGGTTTACACCCAGCAGGTTGAATTTCATTTTCGCGGCCCGGTGGATATTTTTGGGCTCATGCGCGCGTGGGAAGCGCTCACCGCGCGGCATGAAAGCCTGCGTTCCCTCTTTCCCATGCCGGTGGAAGGCGAGTTTTACCGCGTGGTGTTGCGCAAGGGCCGCACCAGCCTTGAATTTCACGATTTTTCTCACTTGCCGGAGGCCGAGGCCGAGGCGGAAGCACAGACCCTGCTGCGCGCGGAACGGCAGCGCGGCTTTGACGTGCAGCGCGGCCCCCTGCTGCGGGCGCGGTTTTTCCGCCGGGGTGCCGACCGCGTGGTCATGAGCTGGTGCTTCCACCATCTGCTTATGGACGGCTGGTGTATGGGCGTGCTGTTGCGGGAACTTTTTGCCATGGCCGGGGCCAAGGGCGGGCCAGAAAACAGCCGTTTGCCGGAGCCTTTCCCGCTGGAGACCTATTCCCGCTGGCGCGCGCAGTTTGATGAACGCGCGGCGCGGGCCTACTGGGCCGGATTGTTGCAGGATTTCAGCGGGCCGACCGGGGTTGAGCTGGCGCAATCGGCTCCCCGCGCTGCCACCTCCGGGGAATTTGACGAACCGCAGACAGTGGAACTGGAACTGGACGCCGCACAGAGCGCCAGCCTGCAAGAGCTGGCAAAAACAGAGGCGGTGACGCTTTCCGCCCTTGTTCAGGCTCTGTGGGCCGTGGTGCTCGGCAATGCCAACAGTGGCTGCCGCGATGTGGTCTTTGGCGTGGTTACTTCCGGTCGTCCGGCGGAGCTGGCGGGTATTGAGTCCGCCGTGGGGCTGTTCATCCAGACCTTGCCCCTGCGGGCGCGCTGGACAACCAGCGACTCCCTCGG
Coding sequences:
- a CDS encoding 4'-phosphopantetheinyl transferase superfamily protein, with the protein product MLAQHFYNWRAPSAPEKSILCVGLELENIAEWPSHCEAHTTPQEQQEAGRYVHIEDAARHLAGRALARRLLRAAFGQDSAAEFARSPYGKPFCPGVSADFSISHSGSMIWVALCRCAGVGIDVERIRPLPDAAELTSQLHPQEQKDLLSLPPAELQTAFYRCWTRKEAVIKAVGMGLSMPLQSFSVNTGPQESGWIASFTANPAQGTATMLDEGGQWTSRDIRTTDGYLCSVAAQSPCRDVVVCLAC
- a CDS encoding thioesterase II family protein; this translates as MQHTATTLFCIPHAGGNTAFYARFNEFFPAWITIRPLELPGKGRRCRERLLTSMESMGRDLLEQIRSAAHTGPYALFGHSMGGLLAFLCARFACDAALPLPSALFISSATTPGRMRTGISCPVDQLPKGALWDYVARMGGIPPEIAQSQDFRNYLEPMLRADFMAIEGWQPAPYSPLPLPIHTTIGSHDLVTEADALHWQTLTDAQCTVRTFSGGHFYVQDHWQELADHMTHTLQPAD
- a CDS encoding KamA family radical SAM protein, with amino-acid sequence MDAEPCWECLDWKKELANNVVTIDQLKQYATFSPQEEATLREVAEVHPVNIPRYYLSLIDKNDPSDPIRRMCFPDAEELVVAGSMGATTADPYGDDKHDKGNGVLHKYDCTALLVTTECCAMHCRHCFRRRIVGHSSQQTLRNFAGALQYIADHPKINNVILSGGDPLTLATPVLQKMLEGLAEIDHVDFVRIGTRIPVTYPLRIFDDALIDALRAFAERKALYIATHYNHAREITLTSAEAIKRLRLCGATINNQAVLLRGVNDRAEDIVELMNRLLSIGVNPYYLYQCMPVSRVRHHFQLPLKQGIAIVDKAKAQLSGYGKRFKYIIGHDIGKLEICGISEGNIVLKQMHARIGHEEQASRIIIQKLDDDAGWVEL